The DNA region CACCATCTTCATCACCTGCTTCGTCTTCAGCGACCTGATCGACGGCGCCATGGCGCGTGCCGTCGGCCGCACGAGCAAGTTCGGCGCCTTCTGGGACTCCACCCTCGACCGGATCGGCGACGGCGCGGTCTTCGGCGGCCTGGCGCTCTACTTCGCCGGCCCGGGCGACTCCGACCTCTACCTCGCGCTGACCCTGTGGTGCGTGGTGATGGGCGCGGTCACCTCCTACGCCCGCGCCCGCGCGGAGTCGCTGGGCTTCACCGCCAACGTCGGCATCGCCGAGCGCGCCGACCGTCTCGTCCTCGTCCTGGTGCTGACCGGCTTCGCCGGCATCTTCGACCTCGACCTCCTCATCTACGTCGCGCTGTGGATCCTCGCGGTCGCCTCGACGGTCACCGTGGGACAGCGCGTGTGGACCGTCCGCAGGCAGGCTCTCGCCGAGGAGGCCGCCTCGTGACCGCGCCGAGCGCTGCCGACGTACGCCTGGCCACCGAGCTCGTCCGTGGCGCCGGCGCTCTCGCCGCCAAGATGCGCAGCGCGGGCATC from Nocardioides luteus includes:
- the pgsA gene encoding phosphatidylinositol phosphate synthase; this translates as MLDHIKGFVQGVVLAPIVRLFIALKISPDAVTLVGTLGVAVGALAFYPRGELLAGTIFITCFVFSDLIDGAMARAVGRTSKFGAFWDSTLDRIGDGAVFGGLALYFAGPGDSDLYLALTLWCVVMGAVTSYARARAESLGFTANVGIAERADRLVLVLVLTGFAGIFDLDLLIYVALWILAVASTVTVGQRVWTVRRQALAEEAAS